In Actinoplanes octamycinicus, the genomic window CGGTGAGACGACGGATCAGCCCCCCGACTGATCGCATCACCGCGTCGAGGATCCGCGGGTTCGAGTGCACCAGGTCCATGAAGGCGGCCCGGGACAGCGACAGCGCCTGGGAGTCCTCGATGGCCTCGGCCGAGGCGCTGCGGGTGGACGCGTCGAGCAACGACACCTCGCCCAGCACGTCCGGTGGTCGGACCACGGTGAGCACGGCGCGCTCACCGGTCGGCGCGGTGCGGAAGACCGCGACCGCGCCTCGTTTCATAATGATCAGGGAGTCCCCCGGGTCGTGCTCGACGAAGAGGATCTGTCCCTTCCGGTAGTGACGCGGAACCGCGGTGGCGATGACCCGCTGTCGGACATCCGGCTCAAGCCCGGCGAACATCTCCACGCCGGTAAGCGCGTCGCCGGAATCCGGCATGCGATGGTCCACGGCGTTATCCCTCCCCCCAGGGGGACCGCGTCGACCCCGGCCGGCGTCGGC contains:
- a CDS encoding Crp/Fnr family transcriptional regulator; its protein translation is MPDSGDALTGVEMFAGLEPDVRQRVIATAVPRHYRKGQILFVEHDPGDSLIIMKRGAVAVFRTAPTGERAVLTVVRPPDVLGEVSLLDASTRSASAEAIEDSQALSLSRAAFMDLVHSNPRILDAVMRSVGGLIRRLTEQNADHVFLDLPGRVAKTLVRLSGESQAPMITIELNQSQLAEMAGGSRQSVNQAIGSFANRGWLRTEGRRIVVTDVQALKRRAGMN